Proteins encoded by one window of Halorussus vallis:
- a CDS encoding cation:proton antiporter, which translates to MVEFNLLFTAGVLLLLLAGAGALALRYKQSVIPAYIIVGILIGPYAPSLGGISLTLIDSPDIVRLLADLGVVLLLFFVGLELSLEQLFTNRIRFLRAGAVDIGISLPLGIALGLAFGFTWLEAGFIALIVFNSSTVIIAKSLIDLGWIVDPESQAILGVIVIEDILTALGFALLSVFLVGGTDASTVVLSIGQSILFLLLLLGAAYYGAGILERLFGVGSTEIFVIGVLGVGAIVAGAGLMVGVSEAVAAFLVGTAFGRTRHTDRIERLIAPTRDLFAAMFFFVIGLQTNPALLMATLGFVLVAVVVTTSGQLVSGFFAGRAYGLDRHRSVRVGCALAPRGEFSLVIAAFLVTAGTTSALRETIPAFTVGYVLLTSIIGTVLMRNADRLSTTLIRSLFRQ; encoded by the coding sequence GTGGTCGAGTTCAATCTTCTCTTTACGGCCGGTGTCCTCCTCCTGTTGCTCGCGGGGGCAGGAGCGCTGGCACTTCGATACAAGCAGTCTGTTATTCCTGCGTACATCATCGTCGGAATTCTCATTGGTCCATACGCACCGTCGCTCGGCGGTATCTCGTTGACTCTCATAGACAGTCCAGATATCGTGAGACTGCTGGCTGACCTGGGTGTCGTCTTGCTTCTGTTTTTCGTGGGCCTCGAACTGAGCCTCGAACAGCTCTTCACGAACCGCATTAGATTCCTGCGTGCCGGTGCCGTCGATATCGGGATTAGTCTCCCACTCGGTATCGCTCTCGGGCTCGCATTCGGGTTTACCTGGCTAGAAGCAGGGTTCATCGCCCTGATCGTCTTCAACTCTTCGACGGTCATCATCGCGAAATCGCTCATCGATCTCGGGTGGATCGTAGATCCGGAGAGTCAGGCGATTCTCGGTGTTATTGTTATCGAGGATATCCTGACTGCTCTCGGATTCGCTCTTCTCTCTGTGTTCTTAGTTGGTGGCACGGATGCATCAACCGTTGTTCTCTCCATCGGTCAATCGATACTGTTTCTGCTCCTCCTGCTTGGCGCAGCGTATTACGGAGCAGGAATCCTCGAACGGCTCTTCGGCGTGGGCTCAACCGAAATCTTCGTCATCGGTGTCCTCGGTGTTGGAGCTATTGTCGCCGGTGCCGGGCTCATGGTGGGGGTCAGTGAAGCTGTTGCTGCGTTTCTCGTTGGGACTGCTTTCGGCCGAACGAGACACACAGATAGAATTGAACGGCTCATCGCGCCCACTCGGGATCTCTTCGCCGCGATGTTCTTTTTCGTGATCGGATTACAGACGAACCCGGCATTGTTGATGGCAACACTTGGATTCGTTCTCGTCGCAGTCGTTGTTACCACAAGCGGACAGCTCGTAAGTGGGTTCTTCGCTGGACGGGCGTACGGATTGGATCGTCATCGGTCAGTACGGGTTGGGTGTGCATTAGCGCCCCGCGGCGAGTTCTCGCTCGTCATCGCTGCGTTCCTCGTAACAGCAGGTACCACCTCTGCGCTTCGAGAGACGATCCCGGCGTTCACCGTTGGGTACGTTCTCCTAACGAGTATCATAGGGACGGTACTGATGCGGAACGCCGATCGCCTTTCGACAACACTTATACGCTCCCTCTTTCGTCAGTAA
- a CDS encoding NAD-binding protein, protein MSLYSRWSQYGARLTVILTLAVALLSVLTGIANIGAQSVVGPLAEFIPPAIQRTAGFTGALTGFLILISAFGLRRGLRVAWYSTVVLLPITALQGLMQSSPLSFPLIVLSLLALPNVLANRRHFDRELSFSISQLTALAAIVGAQIYGTVGTYALRDEFANITTLVDAFYYTLVTASTVGYGDAAPTTQSARLFGMSVIVIGTTSFALALGTVLGPAIEARLSRALGRMTDSQLELLSNHILILGYGDLTEAILEEFSQDIRDGTEILVITPDSDNAQHLAERDFNVLTGDPSDEETLRKAHIEEARAILVATNNDAEDALSVLTARDLNTEGYIVAAATNRENIGKLKRAGADTVISPQSIAGEILVRSALNRQSMDEMDELTTEFLDE, encoded by the coding sequence ATGTCCCTGTACTCGCGGTGGAGTCAGTACGGAGCTCGGCTTACAGTTATACTCACACTCGCGGTAGCGCTCCTCTCAGTCCTCACAGGTATCGCAAATATCGGAGCACAGAGTGTCGTTGGGCCACTTGCAGAGTTCATCCCACCAGCGATTCAACGCACTGCGGGGTTTACGGGCGCGCTCACTGGTTTTCTCATTCTCATCAGTGCGTTCGGGCTGCGTCGAGGGCTCCGTGTTGCTTGGTACTCGACTGTCGTACTGCTTCCGATCACCGCGCTCCAGGGATTGATGCAGTCCAGTCCCCTGTCGTTCCCGCTAATTGTCCTCTCACTCCTCGCTCTTCCAAATGTTCTGGCGAACCGACGTCACTTCGACCGCGAACTCTCGTTTTCGATATCACAACTGACGGCTTTGGCCGCGATTGTCGGTGCACAGATCTACGGGACGGTCGGGACCTATGCACTCCGAGACGAATTTGCAAATATCACCACGCTGGTTGATGCGTTCTACTACACGCTGGTGACTGCCAGCACCGTCGGGTACGGGGATGCTGCACCGACGACCCAGAGTGCCCGCCTCTTCGGGATGTCGGTTATCGTGATCGGGACCACGAGCTTCGCACTCGCACTCGGGACGGTCCTAGGCCCTGCAATTGAAGCCCGTCTATCCCGTGCACTCGGACGAATGACGGACTCACAGCTCGAACTCCTCAGCAATCACATCCTCATTCTCGGATATGGCGACCTCACCGAGGCAATCCTCGAGGAGTTCTCGCAGGATATTCGAGACGGAACCGAGATTCTCGTGATAACGCCAGACAGCGATAACGCACAACACCTCGCTGAGCGGGATTTCAACGTGCTGACTGGCGACCCCAGCGATGAGGAAACCCTTCGGAAAGCGCATATCGAGGAAGCTCGAGCGATACTCGTCGCGACGAACAACGATGCTGAAGACGCGCTCTCCGTCCTTACCGCGCGAGATTTGAACACCGAGGGTTACATTGTTGCTGCAGCGACGAACCGTGAGAATATCGGGAAGCTAAAACGGGCAGGGGCAGACACCGTCATCAGTCCGCAGAGTATTGCGGGCGAAATCCTCGTCCGATCGGCGTTGAATCGGCAGAGTATGGACGAGATGGACGAGTTAACGACAGAGTTTCTCGACGAATAG
- a CDS encoding universal stress protein: protein MNVLIPVRFPLTDRNKRALERALSLIDDDPMALVTVLHLNSHPDDERVTRRDLRTVVEREYGDVRADYITRDGFLIEEAVLEEASREEITHVVISEARRRKWVDSLLELLDVSVDIESYLRANLDIELVVVP, encoded by the coding sequence ATGAACGTCCTCATCCCGGTCCGTTTCCCTCTTACCGACCGGAACAAGCGTGCGCTGGAACGTGCACTCTCGCTTATCGATGACGATCCCATGGCGTTGGTGACAGTCCTACATCTGAATTCGCATCCGGACGATGAACGCGTGACTCGTCGTGATCTCAGGACTGTCGTTGAGCGTGAGTATGGAGACGTTCGGGCTGACTACATTACTCGTGATGGCTTTCTCATTGAAGAGGCAGTCCTGGAAGAAGCGAGTCGTGAAGAGATTACCCACGTAGTCATTAGCGAAGCGCGCCGCAGGAAGTGGGTCGATTCACTGCTCGAACTGCTTGATGTCAGTGTGGATATCGAGAGCTATCTCCGAGCGAATTTGGATATCGAACTCGTCGTGGTACCCTGA
- a CDS encoding cation:proton antiporter regulatory subunit has product MKVFETQLPGVGRRYTLSFPTGGEFVIVVHNNGRRETYWREDADGDSEQLFEATESQARKIAEIFDGTYFHPVGEGLEDAFEDARIKWIEVGQTSPIANQPIRQTQLRSRTGVSILAIQRGDRTISNPDPDTDIQAGDMLVVVGTDEAYDALDELLTA; this is encoded by the coding sequence ATGAAGGTCTTCGAAACCCAGCTTCCAGGCGTCGGTCGTCGCTATACTCTATCGTTCCCGACCGGTGGTGAGTTCGTCATCGTGGTGCATAACAACGGCCGTCGGGAGACCTACTGGCGAGAAGACGCCGATGGTGACAGTGAGCAACTGTTCGAAGCGACCGAGTCACAGGCCCGAAAAATCGCGGAGATATTCGATGGGACATATTTCCATCCGGTCGGGGAAGGCCTCGAGGACGCCTTTGAAGATGCTCGCATCAAGTGGATCGAAGTCGGGCAAACATCGCCAATTGCAAATCAGCCCATTCGCCAGACACAGCTCCGAAGTCGCACAGGAGTCTCGATTCTCGCAATCCAGCGCGGTGACCGGACAATATCGAATCCAGACCCGGACACCGACATTCAGGCCGGAGATATGCTCGTTGTGGTCGGGACTGATGAGGCATACGACGCCCTCGATGAACTCCTAACAGCGTAG
- the xseA gene encoding exodeoxyribonuclease VII large subunit yields MADAPETERQAVEPDAREVLTVSQLNDRIASIVEEMPALNGVRGIGEVTDLHQNSTALYFTLTDGDAELPCMIWANRYRDMDAELEDGTEVILEGDIDYWVEGGKIDLKPWEVIVVGDGDQAAAVERLRSELEERGWFDDEQKQQPPAFPERVGVVTSLRGDAQYDIQNAIHEQDPTADILVKDATVQGSEAPTSIANGIHHLDRSEDVDAIIVGRGGGSDSNLQAFNTERVAEAIFTANTPIITAIGHTDDQLIADQVADVATITPTAAGEYIVSSREEFLASEVEPLEQQLEAAYETFQQEHEHEQELVEAVDEAAAPEGVPPIYYKAAIAVLLLLLLVITGLWLGVI; encoded by the coding sequence ATGGCGGACGCACCGGAAACCGAACGGCAGGCGGTCGAACCCGATGCGAGAGAGGTCCTCACCGTGTCACAGCTGAACGACCGGATTGCATCTATCGTCGAGGAGATGCCTGCCCTCAACGGTGTCCGCGGTATTGGCGAAGTCACTGACCTCCACCAGAACAGTACGGCGCTCTACTTCACGCTCACCGACGGCGACGCTGAACTCCCCTGTATGATTTGGGCGAACCGCTACCGGGATATGGACGCCGAGCTCGAAGACGGCACCGAGGTCATCCTCGAGGGCGATATCGACTACTGGGTCGAAGGTGGGAAAATCGACCTCAAACCGTGGGAAGTGATCGTCGTCGGCGACGGCGACCAGGCGGCCGCAGTCGAGCGACTGCGAAGCGAACTCGAAGAGCGTGGCTGGTTCGACGACGAGCAGAAACAACAACCACCGGCGTTCCCGGAGCGGGTCGGCGTCGTCACTTCTCTCCGGGGGGACGCCCAGTACGACATCCAGAACGCGATCCACGAGCAGGACCCCACCGCCGATATCCTGGTGAAGGACGCGACTGTCCAGGGATCGGAGGCGCCGACGTCCATCGCGAACGGCATCCACCACCTCGACCGCTCCGAGGACGTCGACGCGATCATCGTCGGTCGCGGCGGCGGGAGTGATTCGAACCTCCAAGCCTTCAACACCGAGCGGGTCGCGGAGGCGATCTTCACCGCGAACACGCCGATCATCACCGCAATTGGGCACACTGATGACCAGCTAATCGCTGATCAGGTGGCGGATGTCGCGACGATCACGCCGACGGCCGCCGGCGAGTATATCGTGAGTTCTCGCGAGGAGTTCCTTGCGAGTGAGGTCGAACCGCTGGAGCAGCAACTCGAGGCTGCGTACGAAACTTTCCAGCAGGAGCACGAACACGAACAGGAACTCGTCGAAGCAGTCGACGAGGCGGCCGCACCTGAGGGGGTTCCGCCGATCTACTACAAGGCCGCAATCGCTGTGCTGCTGTTGCTGTTGTTGGTCATTACCGGACTGTGGCTGGGGGTGATCTGA
- a CDS encoding DUF1931 domain-containing protein: protein MSDLIVKAAVKDALSKHNVSADFYDGLNEEVAELLDDAAERAEANDRKTVQPRDL, encoded by the coding sequence ATGTCTGACCTGATCGTCAAAGCAGCTGTGAAGGATGCACTGTCGAAGCACAACGTGTCGGCAGATTTCTACGACGGCCTCAACGAAGAGGTCGCCGAACTGCTCGACGACGCCGCAGAGCGTGCTGAGGCCAACGATCGGAAGACGGTTCAGCCCCGCGACCTGTAG
- a CDS encoding amino acid permease, whose translation MADDSISSSTQAGGGQSVTEELNPEIGLLGALAIGVGTMIAAGIFVLSGLAVEKVGAVAILSFLIAAIVAAFTAAAYAEFSSIYQESGGGYMYTANTFDNNLTYIMGWTMILGYPASAAFYLAAFSDWFYRFIYPALSIPEAIPFWVPGIVILSLLVLVNMRGTEESNQFQIIVTGLKVALLLLFLYGGLQALDPAVIQQSVTENISEFANIGLTSALVFITFFGFSAIATNAEEIKDPGDTIPKAIYLSMGIVTVIYTLVVLVIVIAVNSDAFVQFLAANVDLGGVDAAEYIATHGEVSMGYAARFFLGLPYNAGFYVIIVGALFSMLSAANATIMAGSRVKLAMSRRNHLPRSLEAIHPNWGTPYKTVLMTGGLIFLYIFVFAVLFGETGGSRPLFGIHLGIEGLAQFANFLLITGLTVVNVALVVNRRKYPDINRGFRVPLVPIIPAIAVLANLVLIGTIVTDTVGQYAVALGVLAEVIGVGIWFAWKSRTPSVEQLEEETPTAVAEYTAPGNGYQIVVPIANPRNAPQLMRTATTLANENDGEVLVMSAVTVPNQTPLSRGRERTGEKRAVLDQAMDIAEEEGVPVSGTIRIGHHAADAIINTVAQHGSDAVLVGWGGDRSSDSDVVLGSVVDRVVAEADCDVFVERIGIEADGDLDSILLPTAGGPHAELAAETAAALARGTGATVTSAYVIDPDASDAEYERARSLLASATEAFETGGAFETTLLEGEDVVATLVEASADHDLTIIGATREGAFQRFLFGTIPETVAMRASNTVIMAKRNLDVRSRLQQSIDILRERLTGQSNTMEQGGEE comes from the coding sequence ATGGCCGATGATTCAATTTCGTCTTCTACTCAGGCAGGGGGTGGGCAAAGCGTAACCGAAGAACTCAATCCGGAAATCGGGCTCCTCGGCGCGCTGGCGATCGGCGTGGGGACGATGATTGCCGCTGGCATTTTCGTTCTGTCCGGCCTCGCCGTCGAAAAGGTCGGTGCCGTCGCTATCCTCTCGTTTCTTATCGCTGCGATAGTCGCCGCGTTCACCGCCGCCGCCTACGCCGAATTCTCCTCCATCTACCAGGAGAGTGGGGGCGGATACATGTACACCGCTAACACCTTCGACAACAATCTCACCTACATCATGGGATGGACGATGATTCTCGGCTATCCCGCGAGCGCCGCCTTCTACCTCGCTGCGTTCTCTGACTGGTTCTACCGGTTCATCTATCCCGCTCTGAGCATCCCCGAGGCAATTCCGTTCTGGGTCCCGGGAATCGTCATTCTCTCTTTGCTTGTGCTCGTCAATATGCGCGGCACAGAGGAATCCAACCAGTTCCAGATCATCGTCACCGGCCTGAAGGTCGCGCTGTTGCTGTTGTTTCTCTACGGTGGATTACAGGCGCTGGATCCGGCGGTCATCCAACAGTCAGTCACAGAGAACATTAGCGAGTTCGCCAACATCGGCCTGACCAGTGCCCTCGTGTTCATCACGTTCTTCGGCTTCTCCGCGATCGCCACCAACGCCGAGGAAATCAAAGACCCTGGTGACACTATCCCGAAAGCGATCTATCTCAGCATGGGGATTGTGACGGTCATCTACACGCTGGTCGTGCTGGTGATCGTCATCGCCGTCAACAGTGATGCCTTCGTTCAATTCCTCGCAGCGAATGTTGATCTCGGTGGCGTGGACGCCGCCGAATACATCGCTACCCATGGAGAGGTATCGATGGGGTACGCGGCTCGGTTCTTCCTCGGATTGCCCTACAACGCCGGGTTCTACGTGATTATCGTCGGGGCACTGTTCTCGATGCTGTCGGCTGCAAATGCGACGATCATGGCCGGGTCGCGCGTGAAACTGGCAATGAGTCGCCGGAACCACCTGCCACGAAGCCTCGAGGCGATTCATCCGAACTGGGGGACGCCGTACAAGACGGTGCTCATGACTGGGGGACTCATCTTCCTGTATATCTTCGTGTTCGCGGTGTTGTTCGGCGAGACCGGTGGCTCCCGCCCGCTGTTCGGTATACACCTCGGGATCGAGGGGCTCGCACAGTTCGCTAATTTCCTGTTGATCACTGGTCTCACGGTCGTCAACGTCGCGTTAGTCGTCAACCGTCGCAAGTATCCTGACATCAACCGTGGCTTCCGGGTCCCGCTGGTCCCGATCATCCCGGCGATTGCCGTCCTCGCTAACCTCGTGCTCATCGGAACCATCGTCACCGATACGGTCGGACAGTACGCCGTCGCACTCGGGGTTCTAGCGGAGGTTATCGGCGTGGGAATCTGGTTCGCCTGGAAGAGTCGGACACCGTCAGTCGAACAACTCGAGGAGGAGACACCGACGGCTGTCGCCGAATATACGGCTCCTGGTAACGGCTATCAGATTGTCGTCCCGATTGCGAATCCACGGAATGCACCCCAGTTAATGCGAACTGCGACGACACTCGCCAATGAAAACGACGGCGAAGTGCTCGTCATGAGTGCGGTCACTGTTCCCAACCAGACGCCGCTCTCGCGTGGACGTGAACGGACCGGCGAGAAGCGTGCCGTCCTCGACCAAGCGATGGATATCGCCGAGGAGGAGGGAGTTCCCGTCAGCGGGACGATCAGGATTGGCCACCACGCCGCCGACGCCATCATCAACACGGTCGCCCAGCACGGCAGCGACGCCGTCCTCGTCGGATGGGGTGGCGACCGGTCGAGCGATAGTGACGTCGTACTCGGCTCTGTCGTCGATCGTGTTGTCGCCGAAGCCGACTGTGACGTCTTCGTCGAGCGGATCGGGATAGAAGCCGACGGCGATCTCGATTCGATCCTGTTACCGACGGCGGGTGGCCCACACGCCGAACTGGCAGCCGAAACGGCCGCCGCGCTCGCCCGCGGAACTGGCGCGACAGTGACGTCCGCCTACGTCATCGACCCCGACGCGTCCGACGCGGAATACGAGCGGGCACGCTCGTTGCTCGCTTCGGCGACCGAGGCGTTCGAAACCGGTGGAGCATTCGAGACAACCCTCCTAGAAGGAGAAGACGTGGTGGCGACCTTGGTTGAGGCGAGTGCAGATCACGACCTCACCATCATCGGCGCGACGCGGGAAGGCGCGTTCCAGCGGTTCCTGTTCGGCACGATTCCGGAAACGGTCGCCATGCGAGCGTCTAACACGGTCATCATGGCCAAGCGGAACCTAGACGTGCGGTCGCGACTTCAACAGTCGATCGACATATTACGCGAGCGTCTGACTGGGCAGTCAAACACGATGGAGCAAGGTGGGGAGGAATAA
- a CDS encoding diadenylate cyclase gives MSEPDADPLRVEYTTVGELIDFIIYAIEDISLEFERWGEEHVRGPGLYFVVVAGVHSGAYADPLGENVWPTETCRVVTENLDGFVQAARTVGHSRDGAVVVSTDGTVQEQMVRIKSPNSDEAEAADTSIDYGDWMGTKHLSAIEVSVREEVVAAVTLSEEDGRMTLFEDGDYNDYQRDELGGEWRPSG, from the coding sequence ATGTCCGAGCCGGATGCGGATCCGTTGCGCGTAGAGTACACGACAGTTGGTGAACTCATTGACTTCATCATATATGCGATCGAGGATATTAGTCTCGAATTCGAGAGGTGGGGCGAAGAGCACGTTCGGGGACCGGGGTTGTACTTCGTGGTCGTGGCAGGGGTGCATTCTGGCGCGTATGCGGACCCACTGGGCGAGAACGTCTGGCCGACCGAGACCTGTCGGGTCGTCACGGAGAATCTCGACGGATTCGTCCAGGCAGCGCGAACGGTCGGCCATTCACGCGACGGCGCGGTTGTCGTCAGTACGGACGGAACGGTCCAAGAGCAGATGGTCCGGATCAAAAGTCCGAATTCCGACGAAGCGGAGGCGGCAGACACCTCGATCGACTACGGTGACTGGATGGGAACGAAGCACTTGAGCGCAATCGAGGTGTCTGTCCGTGAAGAAGTGGTCGCGGCTGTGACGCTCAGTGAGGAAGACGGTCGTATGACACTCTTTGAGGACGGGGATTACAACGATTATCAGCGCGATGAGTTAGGTGGTGAGTGGCGTCCTTCGGGTTGA
- the xseB gene encoding exodeoxyribonuclease VII small subunit, translating into MANDQEIHDRLSRVEEIIEQLDADECDLDEGTRLHEEGQEFLAEVREILDNGRGDVVELE; encoded by the coding sequence GTGGCAAACGACCAAGAGATCCACGATCGGCTGAGCCGTGTCGAGGAAATCATTGAGCAGCTCGATGCGGACGAGTGTGACCTCGATGAAGGCACAAGGCTCCACGAGGAAGGTCAAGAGTTCTTGGCCGAGGTGCGAGAAATCCTCGACAACGGGCGTGGAGACGTCGTGGAACTCGAGTAG